The Methylomagnum ishizawai genome has a window encoding:
- the lptB gene encoding LPS export ABC transporter ATP-binding protein codes for MTTLTATQLAKRYNRRNVVDGVSLNMQTGEIVGLLGPNGAGKTTSFYMIVGLISPDSGNIQMDGRDITHLPMHSRAKLGIGYLPQEPSIFRKLSVADNLRSVLELRQGVGRKQREQIIEELLDEFNIGHLREQPAMGLSGGERRRVEIARALACEPQFMLLDEPFAGVDPISIIDIQKIIDHLRLRGIGILITEHNVRETLGICNRAYVLAGGKVIAEGTAEAIVAHPEVRQHYLGENFSL; via the coding sequence ATGACCACCCTCACCGCCACCCAGCTCGCCAAGCGCTACAACCGCCGCAACGTCGTCGATGGCGTTTCCCTGAACATGCAGACCGGGGAAATCGTCGGCCTCCTAGGCCCCAACGGCGCGGGCAAGACCACCAGCTTCTACATGATCGTCGGCCTCATCAGCCCGGACAGCGGCAATATCCAGATGGACGGGCGCGACATCACCCATTTGCCCATGCACTCGCGGGCCAAGCTCGGCATCGGCTACCTGCCGCAGGAGCCTTCGATCTTCCGCAAGCTCAGCGTGGCCGACAACCTCCGGTCGGTGCTGGAACTGCGCCAAGGCGTCGGGCGCAAGCAGCGCGAACAGATCATCGAGGAGCTATTGGACGAATTCAACATCGGCCATTTGCGCGAACAGCCCGCCATGGGGCTGTCGGGCGGCGAACGGCGGCGGGTCGAAATCGCCCGCGCCCTGGCCTGCGAACCGCAGTTCATGCTGCTGGACGAACCCTTCGCCGGGGTCGATCCCATTTCGATCATCGACATCCAAAAGATCATCGACCACCTCAGGCTGCGCGGCATCGGCATCCTCATCACCGAGCATAACGTCCGCGAAACCCTGGGCATTTGCAACCGGGCCTATGTCCTGGCCGGCGGCAAGGTGATCGCCGAGGGCACCGCCGAGGCCATCGTCGCCCACCCGGAAGTGCGGCAGCATTACCTCGGCGAAAACTTCTCGCTGTGA
- the lptC gene encoding LPS export ABC transporter periplasmic protein LptC: MPSFKTLASYLLLGSLALLTWWGAEYLAPKEFNPSKPPVGKIDYYSKHIRRTVMDTTGHPKELLLAESLTHYENDNHTELTHPVMTLYSSKGQPWVIHADAALLPSEGETIYLQGEVLVEREGGDDKGNRPIRIETTDARVQPDNNYAETDTFVRVLSEGDTLTGVGGKVWFGDDLRFNILSQVRRVSIPKETPDADAKAKRGRSGG, translated from the coding sequence ATGCCCAGCTTCAAAACCCTCGCGAGCTATCTCCTGCTCGGATCATTGGCCCTGCTCACCTGGTGGGGCGCGGAATACCTGGCTCCCAAGGAATTCAATCCATCCAAGCCCCCGGTGGGGAAGATCGATTACTATTCCAAGCACATCCGCCGCACCGTGATGGACACGACCGGACATCCCAAGGAACTCCTGCTGGCCGAATCCCTGACCCATTACGAGAACGACAACCACACCGAACTCACCCACCCCGTCATGACGCTGTATTCCAGCAAGGGCCAGCCCTGGGTGATCCACGCCGACGCGGCGCTCCTGCCCAGCGAGGGCGAAACCATCTACCTGCAAGGCGAGGTGCTGGTGGAACGGGAAGGCGGCGACGACAAAGGCAACCGGCCCATCCGCATCGAAACCACCGACGCCAGGGTCCAACCGGACAATAATTACGCGGAAACCGACACTTTCGTCCGGGTCTTGAGCGAGGGCGATACCCTGACCGGGGTCGGGGGCAAGGTGTGGTTCGGGGACGATCTCCGGTTCAATATCCTGTCCCAAGTCCGGCGGGTATCGATCCCCAAGGAAACGCCGGATGCGGACGCCAAGGCCAAACGCGGCAGGTCCGGCGGATAA
- the lptA gene encoding lipopolysaccharide transport periplasmic protein LptA, with protein sequence MPRDPNPPSTADGNPKQQGKTMNKIKQGGNPKLSGLALLGLMAAAQPTPALDSDSKQPMYIESDTATYDEKKGETVYVGNVKATQGSLEVYGDKMTVYQKDNKTDKIIILGRPARLKQRPEGGDQDMHGTGQRADYFPETGILILYDKAVTWEGEDINISEHVVRSDRIEYDTRNSLYKAGNASTGSKRVHVTILPKKEEDSASPAP encoded by the coding sequence ATGCCCAGAGACCCCAATCCCCCCTCCACAGCGGACGGCAATCCCAAGCAGCAAGGTAAGACGATGAACAAGATCAAACAAGGCGGTAATCCCAAGCTGTCCGGGTTGGCGCTCTTGGGCCTCATGGCCGCCGCCCAGCCCACCCCGGCCCTGGACAGCGACTCCAAACAACCCATGTATATCGAATCCGACACCGCCACCTACGACGAGAAGAAGGGCGAAACCGTCTACGTCGGCAATGTCAAAGCCACCCAAGGCAGCCTGGAGGTCTATGGCGACAAGATGACCGTCTACCAGAAGGACAACAAGACCGACAAGATCATCATCCTCGGAAGGCCGGCCCGGCTCAAGCAAAGGCCGGAAGGCGGCGACCAGGACATGCACGGCACCGGCCAGCGGGCCGATTATTTCCCCGAAACCGGCATCCTCATCCTCTACGACAAGGCCGTGACCTGGGAAGGCGAGGATATCAACATCAGCGAGCATGTGGTCCGCAGCGACCGTATCGAATACGACACCCGTAATTCGCTCTACAAGGCCGGCAACGCCAGCACCGGCAGCAAGCGCGTGCATGTCACCATCCTGCCCAAGAAAGAAGAAGACAGCGCCAGCCCCGCCCCATGA